The Paenibacillus sp. G2S3 region AGTACAGGTGGCTTTCTACGTGCAGGGAATACGACATTTATGATCGGGGTAGAAGACAGTCAGATTGAATCAGTATTGACCGTGATCCGTAACAGCTGTAAAGTGCGTGAGCAGCTAGTCACTCCTGTAACACCGATGAGTGGAACAACGGATTCGTATTTGCCACTTCCTGTCGAGGTACAAGTCGGTGGAGCCACTGTATTCGTACTTCCTGTAGATCGTTTTG contains the following coding sequences:
- a CDS encoding cyclic-di-AMP receptor: MKLIIAIIQDKDSNRLSSELVKANFRATKLASTGGFLRAGNTTFMIGVEDSQIESVLTVIRNSCKVREQLVTPVTPMSGTTDSYLPLPVEVQVGGATVFVLPVDRFEHY